The sequence below is a genomic window from Clostridium perfringens.
TTTTATCAAATACATATAATAAAACTAATAATACTGCATTATCAGAGAAAATTAATGATACTAAAGAAGCTAATAAAGATAATATTAAAACAGATGAATCAACTAAAACAGATGAAGCTGAAGCTACTAATGATGAAGCTACTAATGAAAGTGAAGCTAATAAATCAACACCTGAAGATGGGATTGAAGTTGAACAAACAAAAGATGGAAATGTAATTGTTAAGGATCAAAAAACAGGTAATATTATTGCTGATAGTAGTAAGGGTGATGATGTGAAAAAAGTCATTAACTCTAAAAAAGATGCTGGAAGCAGTATTACAATAAAAAATGATAAAACAGGAAAGGTTGAAAAAGTGGAGGATATTAAGGATGTTACTGCTACTGGAGAAGGAACAATAACAATTGTAAAACCTGAAAATAAGCCTGAGAATACTGAAAATAATAAGCCAGACAGTTCTTCTGAGAATAAGCCTGAAAGTAAACCTGAAAATAACGAAAAAGAAGAACAACCAGCAGAGCAACCTGAAGAAACTCCACAACCTTCCAAACCTGTTGAAAAACCAGTAGAAAAGCCTACTGAAAAACCAGTAGAACAACCTAAAAATGTTCAATACATGGCAGATATGAGTCAACAGTTATGGAGTGATTTTAATGCTTATAGACAATCTAAAGGATTAAATGCTTTGAGTTGGAGTGGTAAATATGCTACATGGACAAAGAACCATGTAGAAGAAATGGCTAAAAAGAATACTGGAAGTTATCATGTTGATTATCCTGAAGGGGGACAAGTTACTGGAAGTAATTCAAATAAAAATTTAACTGCAAGTGAAATATTACAACAATTTAAAAATTCTCCTGCACATAATAAGAATATTTTAGATGATGAGCTTACAGAAGGAGCTTGTGCAGTATATAAGAGTGCTGATGGTGGATATTATTTTGCAATAGGATTTGATTATTAAATGTCATTAAAATTATAAAGTAATTGAAAGTGTCCCCGGGGGACACTTTTTAAAAAGGTTATATATAAAAGGCTTAGATTTATCTAAGTCTTTTTTAATATAGTTTTTAGGGTGGAGATTATATTGAAGTTTAAAAGAAATTTTTATAAAGGTAAAGTTTATAAAGGTGATATTTTTTACGCTAATTTAGGAAAAAGAAAACAGGGTTCAGAACAACAAGGTATTAGACCAGTAGCTATTCTTCAAAACTTTGGAAGCTCTTTTGTAGTAGCACCTATGACTTCTCAAGTTAAAAATAAGATGAAGGTTCATACAGAAATTGAAAATTCTTGTCTAGAAAAGCCTTCTACAATTTTATTAGAACAAATTACTACTATATATAGACATCAGTTGAGTGAGAAGAAAGGAACTCTAACTAATAATGAAATAAAAAGATTGAATAGAGCTTTAGTAATAAGCTTAGGTTTAATTTAGGATATTTAAGAGTGTTGCAATTAGGCAGCACTCTTTTTAAATACAATTTTTTAGGAAGGAGAAGATTAAGTGGATTACTTTGATACATCCTAAAATTTTTTATCAAAAATAAAAAAATGAAAACAAAAAAATGGAGGGAAAAAGGTGAGCAAAGCAAAAAGATTTAAATTAATCACAACAATCACACTAATTTTTACTTTTTTATTTACTAACATAAAGGTATTTGCAGTAGAAATAACTTCTACTGATGCAGAGAGCTATTTAAATTATGATTCTCCAACTTGGGGGAAGGTTCTTCCAATAGGAAATCATAGGTATTATGTTCCTGGAGATTTAACAACTTGTTATTGTTTAAATACAGGTGCATTAAATCCAACTGGTCAAGACTATACAAAAGAAATGCAAGTTGATGCTGGTATAGAAACAATTCTTTATTGGGGATATCCAGCAAAGGATGGATCAGATTGGGGAATATCAGCAGATGAATATAGATATTGTACTCAATTAGCTATATGGGCTTATCAGAAGGAAGCTGGTTTAAGTAGGGGATTAGTTAGAGAAAGACTTCAAAGTGGTACTGTACCATTAAGTAAATTAAAACCAGTAATAGATTTTTTAGTTGATAAAGCTCATAATAAAGAAATGCCTACTTTTTTTGAAGTGTCACCAAATGATA
It includes:
- a CDS encoding type II toxin-antitoxin system PemK/MazF family toxin, producing MKFKRNFYKGKVYKGDIFYANLGKRKQGSEQQGIRPVAILQNFGSSFVVAPMTSQVKNKMKVHTEIENSCLEKPSTILLEQITTIYRHQLSEKKGTLTNNEIKRLNRALVISLGLI